In Schizosaccharomyces osmophilus chromosome 2, complete sequence, the following proteins share a genomic window:
- the mde6 gene encoding Muskelin-like protein produces the protein MEKKTLPYTIHDWSSYSGKYHPYYIAKHEPRKVDSRWSCANSKFFSKLDVQYVLLKLKEPCVVTDISFGKYCAPHLCNLKEFAVYGGRDQWHLRLLLKAGLTNDSNTEAFILQSQKENPSLFPFVCKYIKIVPLQAHAPEFNLSIWYVELHGYNAPHCLSTIEKQRVKELETKAIKYLLSYFLYKGNSQVCSAIAHHYQIPYMLSPLNLLYNAICESGDLCKAIILFKEKVWKEISQKWRKEAQPKLLAQEISKLGRGFGSRSGHQMVYNSQDKCIYHYGGWDGIETFSDFWKFSVETQSWSLLGSNQPPGKRVCHRMILDSSRQCIYLLGNYFGTAGGNLVSPDVKPDFWKYNIKEGLWTCLSKDTSLMLGPMAIFDQAMALNEKENILYICGGCKWDPGDLVFETFYLYYVDYGIWERKVIAFKSLDANMKLLTERMGHCMEYAVDEGLLYIFGGQTHDQQFLADMHIIDTSTWEAQSYDWSQRDKDCPYPAFCQRSSLDEENKRIFAFYGYEQREYHKILQPSIWAYYIEQKQWKKVIDINEKIGDPHPCARFGHALAVNWETGTFYISGGNASSHPLKPMKLKDFWKLQINEEWGQDTIYEQILLELYIQRFYELKYKDPVEAVYYLQTELQPKFKQSQTFWVGIITGFEDLRRLRMETFEKICDLLPHCEDEIIPSDTLLNMVELF, from the exons atggaaaagaaaactctCCCTTATACTATTCATGATTGGTCTAGTTATTCTGGAAAATATCATCCGTACTATATTGCAAAACATGAACCTCGAAAAGTCGACAGCCGCTGGAGTTGCGCAAACtcaaaattcttttcaaaattagATGTGCAGTACGTTCTgttaaaattaaaagaacCGTGCGTGGTCACGGACATTTCGTTTGGAAAATACTGTGCACCGCATCTCTGTAACTTGAAAGA ATTTGCTGTCTATGGAGGGAGAGATCAGTGGCATCTTCGACTACTTTTAAAAGCAGGTCTTACCAATGACTCAAATACAGAAGCCTTCATCCTTCAGTcgcaaaaagaaaacccaAGCCTTTTTCCATTCGTTTGTAAATATATCAAAATTGTTCCTTTACAGGCACACGCTCCTGAATTTAACCTTAGTATATGGTATGTTGAACTTCATGGATATAATGCTCCCCATTGTTTGTCGACGATTGAAAAACAACGAGTTAAGGAACtcgaaacaaaagcaataaaatatttgctttcttattttttatataaaggCAACAGTCAGGTCTGTTCAGCTATTGCTCACCATTACCAAATTCCGTATATGCTTTCGCCATTAAACCTGCTTTACAATGCTATTTGCGAGTCAGGCGACTTGTGTAAAGccattattttatttaaagaGAAAGTCTGGAAGGAAATAAGTCAGAAATGGAGGAAGGAAGCGCAGCCAAAATTACTTGCTCAGGAGATATCTAAGCTCGGACGTGGATTTGGTTCTCGAAGTGGACACCAGATGGTTTATAATTCCCAA GACAAGTGTATTTACCATTACGGTGGATGGGACGGAATTGAGACGTTTTCTGACTTTTGGAAATTCTCCGTCGAAACTCAAAGTTGGAGTCTCTTAGGATCTAACCA ACCTCCAGGAAAACGTGTATGTCATCGAATGATATTAGATTCTTCGCGTCaatgtatttatttactcGGTAACTATTTTGGCACTGCAGGAGGAAATCTTGTAAGCCCAGACGTCAAGCCagatttttggaaatacaatataaaagaaggattgTGGACTTGCTTGTCGAAAGACACGTCTTTAATGCTAGGTCCAATGGCTATCTTTGACCAGGCTATGGCCTTGAACGAAAAGGAGAATATACTGTATATCTGCGGAGGATGCAAATGGGATCCAGGGGACTTGGTTTTTGAGaccttttatttatattatGTAGATTATGGCATTTGGGAAAGAAAGGTTATTGCTTTTAAATCTTTGGATGCCAATATGAAATTGCTTACCGAAAGGATGGGCCACTGTATGGAATACGCAGTAGATGAAGGTCTTCTTTATATCTTCGGTGGGCAAACGCATGACCAACAATTTCTCGCAGACATGCATATCATTGACACTTCCACCTGGGAAGCACAAAGCTACGACTGGTCTCAACGTGACAAGGATTGTCCTTATCCGGCATTTTGTCAAAGGAGTTCacttgatgaagaaaacaagaggatttttgctttctatGGATATGAGCAACGGGAGTATCACAAAATATTACAACCAAGTATATGGGCTTATTATATCGAACAGAAACAGTGGAAAAAGGTTATAgatataaatgaaaaaatcgGTGATCCACATCCTTGTGCAAG GTTCGGTCATGCTTTGGCAGTCAATTGGGAAACTGGAACATTTTACATATCCGGAGGAAATGCTAGCTCCCATCCCTTAAAACCGATGAAACTGAAAGACTTTTGGAAACTCCAAATCAACGAAGAATGGGGTCAAGATACAATTTATGAACAGATCCTATTAGAACTGTACATTCAAAG GTTTTACGAGCTAAAATATAAGGATCCAGTAGAGGCCGTATATTACCTACAAACTGAATTACAGCCAAAGTTTAAACAAAGTCAAACGTTTTGGGTTGGAATCATTACAg GATTCGAAGATTTAAGGAGACTTCGGATGgaaacttttgaaaaaatttgtgACCTTCTTCCTCATTGTGAAGATGAAATAATACCAAGTGACACATTATTGAATATGGTTGAGCTATTCTAA
- the ubr11 gene encoding ubiquitin-protein ligase E3 (UBR family) Ubr11: MLWNDEFNTFEGVVHCVQRAVNTASESFGLQVAQRVDSIGRFSIKTSTSIQELLRIARIISSNNLAVNVRSARDFFREDDCSTLLHWLEDLLDSHVCYFPNYIQTVFCNEMLKQWSPGLEKPTDPSLNFNNLPLEIANDDDSEDEFYAAEELLGVIANLENNNMPTDITAMETEDNEAEAAETAEMGFNPTTGPENDDEDDENAITMDSEAERELLNDLDDENAIDSPMNDVNDEQEEEEQQEEEGETGVQEHNGAQGNTDQTTPEQARTPLPPPPNAGQTVVTIRPEFNPQLLNNLRQIITARRRPRPNMTFQVPLQNSYWQKPDSYKPSNFKDVAESPYLTLRLDYLLLFDLKFWKELRTLLSRLYVVPFNRNLAFKRLMGIRFAIHYKHLATAFVLADREPDRSVMFLSVQLFTTPSIAETVVQDYDLLTDINSAAVSLLVQPSAGDTEGVQKIKLNEQVLKSRRTFNLFHDLKYLLQVPQVKKLVTKDSRYIHQWVDLLRVFQGNSPQKRATHSHVQWDITRLKNIFLLLRLAELSEQVASCYATATSNDLLQAIQVLVKAIVDPKDDVSDPREPLDCIPNGSYDSRLPLKPFSVSVDPISLNHPLHWALATVLSNCDSEILDLFDQGTFFALIDHPLRVVAFLMQVDANLWVRNGHNLLLTTRFYRQLYVYLQDFREPFPGNREYTFDKDILLIQKVLSEVNPDAGMKAILQRFEFTDWVLDRKFSEHEHYDSEKIPKLLGSLLKFMITLTTERESLLKMSIQDTIRVRLAHELCFGPLAYSALIYKISNNLVEDSSFDSIREEMTNYKPPDGLHDFGLYTLKDEYFDLINPYSSYYSKNEREEAEAVLKKRLSDKYSVPLEAAVIEPNFKLLEKNGQDIFFALVNSDVFYLTLLRSLEYALLILNKHENVDVSETIINETLQLCLVASRINDFTGSTTFYTKHCLGQPISTDNQESDHSSYCLAELCLDIINSSKLKSLHPKANHFLNILKRSDTTTCASILQHTRVIPEGSRVEQPAMDEAKSVEEKKRIALEKQKNIMQQFRAQQASFMAQNTDFNIDDEDEFADTYGQPFKQHEHLRGNCLLCQESCNEEAPYGMLGTINKSSFLRETANTKHILQELLTIPSNFNAQLPDRPFGEKAEKVALHETKTRILGAYPVNHNFEGIYVSSCGHLMHTQCFDTYANSRLLRRSDPSTYINDKHKTTPATRYFMCPLCGYLSNVIIPTAHTPRLCLRLNDFGADKDMEAFLSSFSVKDSESFEYHMTSTSSDIVRKAAESSLNRPWINTSQSAVIPKEENLMGDNQDALRRYFSVMEFSASKLNGGNSSKGSLPDELLDSLSYSLASVEVIYRGTPTSQSHEAPIWISDIGSINSAFLLSFAETVMKSLCYKVASSDATASDFIKTQNRQLCKLFYGKSDIKERMLQNPDSFEAGCFKPLLSSDVFNEYVKTIALMIINEKQSRIFYYTGLYYVANICKIVVETSSCVEQIDTFGEPSLEYSDTAKSAFYHFCSHVFRACGYEAKCHILESNVALLNLLTLVEKFMLPFLRRVSLVYYSLLNVYFEDSGDGTFNEKTELTQLCELMELPTLDEVYTSLGSQQSPEQMQIIDGWCQHFAENNTSIGKPRLEYPGVYELLKLPSRLENLMDIMQESICCMCHKTPILPAVCLQCGSVVCFSARQTTTAAQRQPGECNVHSRECSDGIGIYFLIKMCGILFLDGISGAGMVVPAPYLDIHGETDFRLIRGCPQFLSQKRYDHAVRNAWLRQMVLSLITRSGDSGSLQVYDMA, translated from the coding sequence ATGCTTTGGAATGACGAGTTTAATACGTTTGAGGGAGTTGTTCATTGTGTTCAACGTGCAGTGAATACTGCTAGCGAAAGCTTTGGTTTGCAAGTAGCTCAACGTGTAGATTCTATCGGTAGGTTTTCTATAAAAACTTCTACCTCTATTCAAGAGCTACTGAGAATTGCTAGGATTATTTCCAGCAATAATCTTGCAGTTAATGTTCGATCTGCTAGAGATTTCTTTCGCGAGGACGACTGCAGTACTTTATTACATTGGCTTGAGGATTTGTTAGACTCTCATGTATGctattttccaaattacATCCAAACTGTCTTTTGCAATGAAATGTTGAAGCAGTGGTCTCCTGGTTTAGAGAAACCCACAGACCCGTCTTTGAATTTTAACAATCTTCCGTTGGAAATTGCGAACGATGATGACAGTGAAGATGAATTTTATGCTGCTGAGGAACTTTTGGGAGTTATTGCCAAccttgaaaacaataatatGCCTACCGACATTACCGCCATGGAAACCGAAGATAATGAAGCTGAGGCAGCAGAAACGGCTGAAATGGGGTTTAATCCAACTACTGGTCCtgaaaatgatgatgaagatgatgaaaatgCTATTACTATGGATTCAGAAGCTGAGCGTGAGCTACTGAATGACTTAGATGACGAAAATGCTATAGACTCCCCGATGAATGACGTTAATGACgaacaagaagaagaagagcaacAAGAAGAGGAAGGAGAGACTGGTGTTCAGGAACATAATGGTGCACAAGGCAATACCGACCAAACCACTCCAGAACAAGCTAGAACGCCTTTGCCTCCCCCACCGAATGCTGGTCAGACCGTGGTTACGATAAGACCAGAATTCAATCCCCAGCTATTAAATAACTTGCGCCAGATTATTACTGCACGTCGAAGGCCACGTCCCAATATGACTTTTCAGGTTCCCCTACAAAACTCATACTGGCAAAAACCTGATTCGTATAAACCTTCGAATTTTAAAGATGTAGCTGAGTCTCCTTATCTTACTCTTCGTTTGGattatttattactttttgaCTTGAAGTTTTGGAAGGAATTGCGGACTCTACTATCACGACTTTACGTTGTTCCGTTTAATAGGAACTTGGCTTTCAAAAGGCTTATGGGTATACGATTTGCTATTCATTACAAACATCTTGCCACTGCATTCGTACTAGCTGATCGAGAACCAGACCGTTCAGTCATGTTCCTTTCTGTTCAGCTTTTTACCACTCCCAGCATTGCTGAGACCGTCGTTCAGGACTACGATTTGTTAACTGATATAAATTCTGCAGCGGTTTCTCTTCTTGTACAGCCAAGTGCTGGTGATACCGAAGGGGTGCAAAAGATAAAATTAAACGAGCAAGTTTTAAAGAGCCGTCGAACATTTAATCTTTTCCATGACTTGAAGTACTTGCTTCAAGTTCCTCAAGTTAAGAAATTGGTCACTAAGGATTCTCGTTATATCCACCAATGGGTTGACTTGTTACGCGTTTTTCAAGGTAACTCTCCTCAAAAACGTGCTACACACTCACATGTTCAGTGGGATATTACAcgtttaaaaaacatttttcttttgctcaGATTGGCAGAATTAAGCGAGCAAGTGGCTTCTTGTTATGCAACTGCAACAAGCAATGATTTGCTTCAAGCTATTCAAGTTTTGGTAAAAGCGATTGTTGATCCTAAAGATGATGTTTCCGATCCCCGTGAACCACTGGATTGCATTCCTAATGGTTCATATGATTCTCGGCTTCCTCTTAAACCTTTCTCTGTTTCAGTCGACCCTATAAGCCTTAATCATCCTCTACATTGGGCTTTGGCGACGGTGCTCTCTAATTGTGATTCagaaattttggatttatttGATCAGGGTACCTTTTTTGCATTGATTGATCATCCTTTAAGAGTCGTTGCTTTCCTGATGCAGGTAGATGCCAACCTTTGGGTTCGAAATGGGCATAATCTCTTGCTTACTACTCGTTTCTATCGTCAGCTCTATGTGTATCTTCAAGATTTTCGTGAACCCTTCCCAGGAAACAGAGAATATACTTTTGACAAAGACATACTTTTAATACAGAAAGTACTTTCGGAAGTCAATCCAGATGCAGGTATGAAGGCTATACTACAAAGGTTTGAGTTTACCGATTGGGTCCTTGATAGAAAATTTAGTGAACATGAACATTACGATTCCGAGAAAATACCTAAACTTCTTGGATCATTGTTGAAATTTATGATTACTTTAACAACCGAACGAGAAAGCTTATTGAAAATGAGTATTCAAGACACAATTCGCGTTAGATTAGCCCACGAATTATGTTTTGGACCTTTGGCTTATTCGGCACTCATATACAAGATTTCAAACAATTTAGTTGAAGACTCATCATTTGATTCAAttagagaagaaatgaCTAACTATAAACCACCTGATGGTCTTCACGATTTCGGTTTATATACACTCAAGGATGAATACTTTGACTTAATAAATCCTTATAGTTCTTACTATtctaaaaatgaaagggAAGAGGCCGAGGCTGTTCTGAAGAAACGCTTGTCTGATAAATATAGCGTCCCCTTGGAGGCTGCCGTTATTGAACCCAATTTTAAGCTTCTTGAGAAGAACGGTCAagatattttctttgcacTAGTAAACTCTGATGTTTTTTACCTAACCCTTCTTCGCTCTCTGGAATATGCTCTTcttattttaaataaacaCGAAAATGTGGACGTTAGTGAAACCATTATTAACGAAACTCTTCAACTTTGTTTAGTTGCCTCTAGAATCAACGACTTTACCGGCTCTACGACGTTTTACACGAAGCATTGTCTTGGACAGCCAATTTCTACGGATAATCAAGAAAGCGATCATTCAAGCTATTGTTTGGCCGAGTTGTGCCTTGACATCAttaattcttccaaattaaAATCATTACATCCAAAGGCCAATcactttttgaatattttgaaaagatcTGACACTACTACTTGCGCTAGTATCTTACAACATACTCGGGTAATTCCTGAAGGGTCGAGAGTTGAGCAGCCAGCTATGGATGAAGCAAAGAGCgtggaagagaaaaagcgGATTGCACTggaaaaacagaaaaacaTAATGCAGCAATTCCGAGCACAACAAGCCTCCTTTATGGCACAAAATACGGATTTTAACATTGATGATGAGGATGAGTTTGCGGATACGTATGGACAACCATTCAAACAACATGAACATTTGCGTGGAAATTGCTTGTTGTGCCAAGAAAGTTGTAATGAAGAAGCACCATATGGAATGCTAGGCACCATTAATAAAAGCAGCTTTTTAAGAGAGACAGCGAATACAAAGCATATTCTTCAAGAGTTACTTACCATACCTTCTAATTTTAACGCCCAACTGCCTGACCGTCCATTTGGCgaaaaagctgaaaaagTTGCTTTACATGAAACAAAGACTCGCATTTTAGGAGCGTATCCCGTGAATCATAATTTTGAAGGTATTTATGTCTCTAGTTGTGGTCATCTTATGCACACTCAGTGTTTTGACACATATGCCAACTCAAGGCTCCTCAGAAGAAGTGATCCTTCCACGTATATAAATGACAAGCATAAAACCACTCCTGCAACTCGGTATTTTATGTGCCCTCTTTGTGGCTATTTATCAAATGTAATAATTCCTACTGCTCATACACCTAGACTCTGTCTTCGTCTTAACGACTTTGGTGCCGATAAAGATATGGAAGCATTCTTAAGTAGTTTTTCTGTCAAAGATAGTGAAAGCTTTGAATATCATATGACTTCCACAAGCAGTGACATTGTAAGAAAAGCTGCTGAGAGTTCTTTGAACCGTCCTTGGATTAACACAAGTCAAAGTGCTGTCATACCGAAGGAGGAAAACCTTATGGGCGATAATCAGGACGCTTTACGACGCTATTTCTCTGTTATGGAATTCTCGGCGTCAAAACTTAATGGTGGTAATTCATCAAAGGGAAGCTTGCCAGATGAATTGTTGGATTCGTTGAGCTATAGCCTTGCTTCAGTAGAAGTCATTTACCGTGGTACACCTACTAGTCAAAGTCATGAAGCTCCAATCTGGATAAGCGATATCGGTTCCATCAATTCAGCATTTCTCTTATCATTTGCTGAAACGGTCATGAAAAGCTTATGCTATAAGGTTGCTAGTTCTGATGCTACGGCTTCTGACTTCATTAAAACCCAGAATCGTCAGCTTTGTAAACTGTTTTACGGGAAATCCGATATTAAGGAACGTATGCTCCAAAATCCGGATAGTTTTGAAGCGGGCTGTTTTAAACCTTTACTTTCTTCAGATGTATTCAATGAGTATGTTAAAACTATTGCTCTAATGATTATAAATGAGAAGCAGAGTCGCATTTTCTATTACACAGGACTTTACTATGTTGCTAATATTTGCAAAATTGTGGTCGAGACTAGCTCCTGTGTGGAGCAAATAGATACTTTTGGCGAACCTTCGCTTGAGTATAGCGATACTGCTAAGAGTGCATTCTATCATTTCTGTAGTCATGTATTCCGTGCTTGCGGCTATGAAGCGAAGTGCCACATCTTAGAAAGCAACGTTGctcttttgaatttattgacACTGGTTGAGAAGTTTATGCTCCCATTTTTAAGAAGAGTCTCTTTGGTTTATTACAGTCTTTTGAATGTCTATTTTGAGGATTCTGGTGATGGCACGTTTAATGAAAAGACCGAACTTACGCAACTTTGTGAGCTTATGGAGCTTCCTACTTTGGATGAAGTATACACAAGCTTAGGAAGTCAACAGTCCCCAGAACAAATGCAGATTATCGATGGCTGGTGCCAACATTTTGCTGAAAACAACACATCGATTGGTAAGCCAAGACTGGAATATCCTGGCGTATATGAACTTTTGAAGCTTCCATCTAGGCTGGAAAATTTGATGGATATAATGCAAGAATCTATTTGCTGCATGTGTCATAAAACTCCAATTTTACCAGCGGTGTGTTTGCAATGTGGAAGTGTGGTTTGTTTTAGCGCTCGCCAAACTACTACTGCAGCACAAAGACAGCCTGGTGAGTGTAATGTTCACTCCAGAGAATGCTCTGATGGCATAggtatttactttttaattaaaatgTGTGGAATTCTATTTCTAGACGGAATTAGTGGTGCCGGTATGGTCGTGCCTGCCCCATATTTAGACATCCATGGGGAAACCGATTTTCGATTAATCCGAGGATGTCCTCAATTTTTAAGCCAAAAACGTTACGACCATGCAGTTCGAAATGCTTGGCTGCGACAAATGGTCTTATCATTGATTACCCGCTCTGGAGATTCAGGCTCATTGCAGGTTTATGATATGGCTTGA